From Planococcus halocryophilus, the proteins below share one genomic window:
- a CDS encoding sugar-binding transcriptional regulator gives MDALSVAQQKLIPEMSELLKKRYQILQIISLEQPIGRRTLCEVAGGTEREIRKETDLLRNQQLIEIKTAGMKVTSQGMEVLEKLKVFIREISGLTDMEVQLQSILGISKVVILPQNSDEIPAVKSHIGKEAAKLLETVFGRYKKIAVTGGSTMAAISKELSIGKSDRSLQFIAARGGLGEDVLHQANTIAAAFAEKTGGSFKTLYLPDHLSAEAFEMMMKEPVIKEMMDLYDQTDVVVHGIGDAEEMAVRRHSSLEEVEKIRSGGAVSEAFGYYFDKDGKIVYRIRTAGIQLEQVQKAKIVLAVAGGESKARAILSYAKNAAGPTVLITDEGAARKIIELTKKLEEL, from the coding sequence ATGGATGCATTATCTGTCGCTCAGCAAAAGCTGATACCGGAAATGTCCGAACTCCTAAAAAAACGTTATCAAATTTTACAAATAATAAGTTTAGAACAGCCAATCGGCAGACGAACCTTGTGTGAGGTTGCTGGTGGCACAGAACGTGAAATCAGGAAAGAAACAGACTTGCTGAGAAATCAGCAATTGATTGAGATAAAGACGGCAGGTATGAAAGTTACTTCGCAAGGAATGGAAGTGCTAGAAAAACTGAAAGTGTTTATTCGCGAAATTTCTGGACTGACAGACATGGAAGTACAGCTGCAATCGATTTTAGGAATCTCGAAAGTAGTCATCTTGCCTCAAAATTCCGATGAGATTCCAGCGGTAAAATCCCACATTGGCAAAGAAGCAGCCAAGTTACTTGAAACCGTCTTTGGTCGCTACAAGAAAATTGCTGTAACTGGTGGTAGCACGATGGCCGCCATATCAAAAGAATTATCGATTGGGAAATCTGATCGATCTCTTCAGTTTATCGCAGCACGTGGTGGACTAGGAGAAGATGTCTTACACCAAGCTAATACCATCGCAGCAGCATTTGCTGAAAAAACAGGCGGTTCTTTTAAAACACTTTATTTACCTGATCACTTAAGTGCTGAGGCATTTGAAATGATGATGAAAGAACCAGTCATCAAAGAAATGATGGACTTATATGATCAAACGGATGTTGTTGTTCATGGGATTGGCGATGCAGAAGAAATGGCGGTTCGCCGTCACTCTTCTTTAGAAGAAGTAGAAAAGATTCGTTCAGGCGGAGCGGTGAGTGAGGCTTTCGGCTATTATTTCGATAAAGACGGAAAAATTGTTTATCGTATCCGCACAGCGGGCATTCAATTAGAGCAGGTACAAAAGGCAAAAATCGTGTTAGCAGTTGCTGGTGGTGAATCTAAAGCAAGAGCGATTTTATCGTATGCTAAAAATGCAGCCGGTCCGACAGTGTTGATCACAGACGAGGGTGCTGCACGAAAAATTATTGAACTAACTAAAAAATTGGAGGAATTATAA
- the gap gene encoding type I glyceraldehyde-3-phosphate dehydrogenase: protein MTLKLAINGFGRIGRIVFRQALTNDEVEVVAVNDLTDAKMLAHLLKYDSVHGILDAEVSVDGENIVVNGKTIRVFSEKDPANLPWGEHGVDIVVESTGFFTDAASASKHIEAGAKKVIVSAPGKNGMKTLVMGVNHETYDPKEHNVISNASCTTNGLAGMAKVLDERFGIKHAMMTTIHSYTNDQILLDSPHSDFRRARAAAESMIPTTTGAALAVAKVLPELEGKIDGMAIRVPTPNVSLIDLVAHLEKDVTVEEVNKALKDASENELKGLMDYSDLPLVSRDYNGNTASATIDGLSTMMVGDNMVKVLSWYDNESGYSSRCVDLALHMYKTGL, encoded by the coding sequence ATGACTTTAAAATTAGCAATTAACGGATTTGGACGTATTGGACGTATTGTATTTCGTCAAGCTTTAACAAATGACGAAGTAGAAGTGGTAGCAGTAAACGATTTAACAGACGCAAAAATGCTTGCACATCTTTTGAAATATGATTCAGTTCACGGAATTTTAGATGCTGAAGTTTCAGTTGATGGAGAAAATATTGTTGTTAACGGCAAAACAATCCGCGTATTTTCTGAAAAAGATCCAGCAAACCTTCCTTGGGGCGAGCACGGCGTAGACATCGTTGTTGAATCTACTGGATTCTTCACAGATGCTGCTTCTGCTTCTAAACACATCGAAGCTGGCGCGAAAAAAGTTATCGTTTCTGCTCCAGGTAAAAACGGCATGAAGACACTTGTTATGGGTGTAAACCATGAAACGTATGACCCGAAAGAGCATAACGTTATTTCTAACGCTTCATGTACTACAAACGGACTTGCAGGAATGGCAAAAGTATTGGATGAACGTTTTGGCATCAAACACGCAATGATGACAACAATTCATTCTTATACAAATGACCAAATTCTTTTAGACTCTCCGCACAGTGACTTCCGTCGTGCGCGCGCAGCTGCAGAATCAATGATTCCGACAACAACTGGAGCAGCTTTAGCAGTTGCAAAAGTATTGCCTGAATTAGAAGGCAAAATTGATGGGATGGCAATCCGCGTTCCAACACCAAACGTTTCACTTATCGATTTAGTTGCTCACCTTGAAAAAGACGTAACTGTCGAAGAAGTAAACAAAGCGTTGAAAGATGCTTCAGAAAACGAATTAAAAGGCTTGATGGATTACAGCGACCTACCGCTTGTATCTAGAGACTATAACGGCAACACAGCATCAGCTACAATCGATGGTCTTTCAACAATGATGGTTGGAGATAACATGGTTAAAGTTCTTTCTTGGTACGATAACGAGTCTGGTTACTCTAGCCGTTGTGTTGATCTTGCGCTCCATATGTACAAAACGGGCTTGTAA
- a CDS encoding phosphoglycerate kinase, with protein sequence MQQKMTMKDLDLKGKRVFCRVDFNVPMSEGKVTDDTRIRAAVPTIEYLVEQGAKVILASHLGRPKGEVNEDMRLAATGVRLGELLHKEVKSLNESIGEEVEKEISTMQEGDIILLENVRFHAGEEKNDEELSKAFASLADVFVNDAFGAAHRAHASTAGIASHLPAVSGLLLEKELDVLGKALSEPDRPFTAIIGGAKVKDKIGVIDHLLDKVDNLIIGGGLSYTFIKAQGYEIGNSLVEEDKLDLANSFIEKAKQKGVKFYLPVDATVANEFSKDAETKSVKITEIPADWMGLDIGPETVALYADVIKNSKLIIWNGPMGVFEMPAFENGTKSVAQAMAETSGYTVIGGGDSAAAVEKFDVAEKMDHISTGGGASLEFMEGKDLPGVSALTDK encoded by the coding sequence ATGCAGCAGAAAATGACCATGAAAGATTTGGATTTAAAAGGGAAACGCGTATTTTGCCGTGTCGACTTTAACGTACCGATGTCAGAAGGCAAAGTCACGGATGATACAAGAATTCGTGCAGCTGTGCCAACAATCGAATACTTAGTCGAACAAGGTGCAAAAGTAATTTTGGCTAGCCATTTAGGTCGTCCAAAAGGTGAAGTCAATGAAGACATGAGACTTGCTGCAACAGGCGTTCGTTTAGGCGAATTGTTACATAAAGAAGTAAAAAGCCTGAACGAATCGATTGGTGAAGAAGTTGAAAAAGAAATTTCAACGATGCAAGAAGGAGACATCATTTTATTAGAAAATGTTCGTTTCCATGCAGGCGAAGAAAAAAATGACGAAGAGCTTTCAAAAGCATTTGCATCACTAGCAGATGTGTTCGTCAATGACGCATTTGGTGCAGCTCACCGCGCCCACGCTTCAACAGCAGGCATTGCGAGTCATTTACCAGCCGTGTCAGGCTTATTGCTCGAAAAAGAGCTAGACGTTTTAGGCAAAGCGTTATCAGAGCCAGACCGTCCGTTTACGGCCATTATCGGTGGCGCGAAAGTTAAAGATAAAATTGGTGTCATTGATCATTTGTTAGACAAAGTGGATAATTTAATCATTGGGGGAGGGTTATCGTATACGTTTATCAAAGCGCAAGGCTATGAAATCGGCAACTCTCTTGTTGAAGAAGACAAATTAGACTTGGCTAACTCGTTCATTGAAAAAGCAAAACAAAAAGGCGTTAAATTTTATTTGCCGGTAGATGCTACGGTAGCAAACGAATTTTCAAAAGACGCTGAAACTAAAAGTGTGAAAATCACAGAAATTCCAGCAGACTGGATGGGTCTAGACATCGGTCCTGAAACGGTTGCATTATATGCAGATGTTATTAAAAATTCGAAATTGATCATTTGGAATGGACCAATGGGTGTTTTTGAAATGCCAGCATTTGAAAATGGGACAAAATCTGTTGCACAAGCAATGGCTGAAACTTCAGGTTACACAGTAATCGGTGGTGGAGATTCAGCAGCAGCTGTTGAAAAATTCGATGTAGCTGAGAAAATGGACCATATCTCTACTGGCGGAGGCGCTTCACTAGAGTTTATGGAAGGCAAGGATTTACCGGGAGTTAGCGCATTAACCGATAAATAA
- the tpiA gene encoding triose-phosphate isomerase gives MRKPIIAGNWKMYKTASEAKQFVEEVNGLVPNTEKLDAVICAPALFLAQLVVSSKESALQIGAQTMSEQDEGAFTGEISPVQLADIGVKYVIIGHSERRQYFGETDKSVNQKVKAAFAHDLVPILCVGETLEHRENGETGSVVEAQVEKGISGLSEEQITQLVIAYEPIWAIGTGKTATAEDANEVCGIVRKKVASLYEDQTAEQLRIQYGGSVKPANVDELMGMEHIDGALVGGASLEVESFVKLLEAGSNA, from the coding sequence GTGAGAAAACCAATTATTGCAGGAAACTGGAAAATGTATAAAACAGCGTCAGAGGCAAAACAGTTTGTCGAAGAAGTAAACGGCTTAGTGCCGAATACTGAAAAATTGGATGCTGTTATTTGCGCACCAGCGTTATTCTTAGCGCAACTCGTCGTTTCTTCAAAAGAAAGCGCGCTTCAAATCGGCGCACAAACAATGTCTGAACAAGACGAAGGTGCTTTTACAGGGGAAATCAGTCCTGTCCAATTAGCGGATATTGGCGTTAAATACGTCATTATTGGTCACTCAGAACGCCGCCAATATTTCGGTGAAACAGACAAATCAGTAAACCAGAAAGTCAAAGCTGCTTTTGCTCATGATTTAGTTCCGATTTTATGTGTCGGGGAAACACTTGAACACCGTGAAAATGGTGAAACAGGATCTGTTGTCGAAGCTCAAGTAGAAAAAGGGATTTCTGGATTGTCTGAAGAGCAAATTACGCAGTTAGTCATTGCCTATGAGCCTATTTGGGCGATTGGTACAGGAAAAACGGCTACTGCTGAAGATGCAAACGAAGTTTGTGGGATCGTCCGCAAAAAAGTTGCATCATTGTATGAAGATCAAACAGCTGAACAACTTCGTATTCAATACGGCGGCAGTGTGAAACCTGCAAATGTCGATGAATTGATGGGCATGGAACATATTGACGGAGCATTAGTTGGCGGCGCCAGCTTAGAAGTCGAGTCTTTTGTTAAGTTGTTGGAGGCTGGTTCAAATGCGTAA
- the gpmI gene encoding 2,3-bisphosphoglycerate-independent phosphoglycerate mutase, which yields MRKTEHPAALIILDGFGCREETFGNAVAQANKPNFDRLWETYPHGMLTASGEAVGLPDGQMGNSEVGHLNIGAGRIVYQNLTRINKAIREGDFFENPAFLEAIANAKNNGKALHILGLLSDGGVHSHYSHLFALLKLAKQQGLTEVFVHGFLDGRDVGPKSALEYVEETEKQMQEIGVGKFASISGRYYAMDRDKRWERLELAYRVLVDGVGKTAESAKAGIMSSYDEDVMDEFVVPFAIEEDGKPVATIDSEDSLIFFNFRPDRSIQLTSAFIREDFSGFSVSDKHPENLSYITFTSYSEELPTRVAFDTLNLENTIGEVLSSHGLTQLRIAETEKYPHVTFFMSGGREEIFPGEDRILVNSPKVATYDLQPEMSAYEVTDRLVEQIEAGAHDAIILNFANPDMVGHSGMLEPTMRAIEVVDECLGRIVDALHAQGGSAVITADHGNADEVRTLEGLPMTAHTTNQVPVILTKSGYELRKGGILADLAPTILKMLDVEQPVEMTGKPLY from the coding sequence ATGCGTAAAACCGAACATCCAGCGGCTCTCATCATTTTAGATGGATTTGGTTGTCGTGAAGAAACTTTCGGAAATGCAGTTGCACAAGCAAACAAGCCAAATTTTGATCGACTATGGGAAACTTATCCGCACGGAATGCTGACAGCTTCAGGTGAAGCTGTTGGTTTACCGGATGGACAAATGGGCAATTCGGAAGTAGGCCATTTGAACATTGGTGCTGGGCGTATTGTTTACCAAAACTTGACGCGTATTAACAAAGCAATTCGTGAAGGTGATTTTTTTGAAAACCCTGCATTTCTTGAAGCAATTGCTAATGCTAAAAACAATGGCAAAGCACTTCATATTTTAGGATTATTATCTGATGGCGGTGTACACAGCCATTACTCACATCTTTTCGCTTTATTGAAACTTGCAAAACAACAAGGATTAACTGAAGTTTTTGTACACGGTTTTCTCGATGGACGAGACGTAGGACCGAAATCTGCGCTTGAATATGTAGAGGAAACAGAAAAGCAAATGCAAGAAATTGGTGTCGGTAAGTTTGCTTCGATTAGTGGCCGATATTACGCAATGGACCGTGACAAACGCTGGGAACGTCTAGAATTAGCGTATCGAGTGCTAGTTGATGGAGTTGGCAAAACTGCAGAATCAGCAAAGGCAGGCATTATGTCTTCTTATGATGAAGACGTTATGGATGAATTTGTTGTGCCATTTGCGATTGAGGAAGACGGAAAACCAGTTGCAACAATCGATTCTGAAGATTCGTTAATTTTCTTCAACTTCCGACCAGATCGCTCAATTCAACTGACTTCAGCGTTTATTCGTGAAGATTTTAGCGGATTTTCAGTAAGTGATAAACATCCTGAAAACTTAAGCTATATCACGTTTACTTCTTATAGCGAAGAGCTACCAACGCGTGTGGCGTTCGACACATTAAACTTAGAAAACACAATCGGTGAAGTTTTATCGTCTCATGGCTTAACTCAATTACGTATCGCAGAAACCGAAAAATATCCACACGTAACATTCTTTATGAGCGGCGGTCGCGAAGAAATTTTTCCAGGTGAAGATCGGATTTTAGTCAATTCACCTAAAGTTGCAACTTACGATCTGCAGCCAGAAATGAGTGCTTACGAAGTAACCGATCGTCTAGTTGAGCAAATTGAAGCCGGCGCACATGATGCGATCATCTTGAATTTTGCAAACCCAGACATGGTCGGTCATAGTGGCATGCTCGAACCGACAATGCGTGCTATCGAAGTGGTAGACGAATGTCTGGGCCGTATAGTAGATGCGCTACACGCACAAGGTGGTTCAGCGGTGATTACGGCTGACCATGGTAACGCTGATGAGGTTCGTACGTTAGAAGGGCTACCAATGACGGCACATACGACCAATCAAGTACCGGTAATTTTAACGAAATCAGGTTATGAACTTCGCAAAGGCGGCATTCTTGCCGACTTAGCACCAACTATTTTAAAAATGCTAGATGTTGAACAACCGGTTGAAATGACCGGAAAACCATTATATTAA
- the eno gene encoding phosphopyruvate hydratase — MPIITHIQAREILDSRGNPTIEVEVFTESGAFGRAIVPSGASTGEHEAVELRDGDKSRYLGKGVLKAVEHVDVEIAEALEEKYSVLDQVSIDKALIELDGTENKGRLGANAILGVSLAVAHAAANYLDMPLYQYLGGFNAKQLPVPMMNILNGGEHADNNVDIQEFMVMPVGAKSFREAVQMGAEIFHNLKAVLKEKGYNTSVGDEGGFAPNLGSNEEALTTIMEAIEKAGYKPGSDILLAMDVASSEIYDKEKGVYNLPGDNTVKTSAEMVDWYEELCNKYPIISIEDGLDENDWAGHKLLTERIGDRIQLVGDDLFVTNTKKLSQGIEEGIANSILIKVNQIGTLTETFDAIEMAKRAGYTAVISHRSGESEDVTIADIAVATNAGQIKTGAPSRTDRVAKYNQLLRIEDQLFETGQYLGLKTFYNLKK, encoded by the coding sequence TTGCCAATTATTACACACATTCAAGCACGCGAAATTTTAGATTCACGAGGAAACCCAACTATCGAAGTTGAAGTATTCACAGAAAGCGGCGCTTTTGGCCGCGCAATCGTACCATCGGGGGCATCTACTGGTGAACACGAAGCAGTAGAACTACGTGATGGCGACAAGAGCCGCTACCTTGGAAAAGGTGTTTTAAAAGCAGTAGAACACGTTGACGTTGAAATCGCTGAAGCATTAGAAGAAAAATATTCAGTGCTAGATCAAGTATCAATCGACAAAGCATTGATCGAATTAGATGGTACAGAAAACAAAGGTCGTTTAGGCGCTAACGCAATTCTTGGTGTTTCTCTAGCAGTTGCACACGCAGCAGCAAACTATTTAGATATGCCACTTTACCAATACTTGGGCGGCTTTAACGCAAAACAATTGCCAGTACCAATGATGAACATTTTAAATGGCGGCGAACACGCAGATAACAACGTAGACATTCAAGAATTTATGGTAATGCCTGTGGGCGCAAAATCGTTCCGTGAAGCAGTACAAATGGGTGCAGAAATTTTCCATAACTTAAAAGCTGTACTTAAAGAAAAAGGCTATAACACTTCAGTTGGAGACGAAGGCGGATTTGCTCCAAACTTAGGATCTAACGAAGAAGCATTAACAACAATTATGGAAGCAATCGAAAAAGCTGGATACAAACCAGGTTCAGATATATTGCTTGCGATGGATGTTGCGTCTTCTGAAATCTATGACAAAGAAAAAGGCGTATACAACTTGCCTGGCGATAACACAGTGAAAACATCTGCTGAGATGGTTGACTGGTACGAAGAGCTTTGCAATAAATACCCAATCATTTCAATTGAAGACGGCTTGGATGAAAATGACTGGGCTGGTCATAAATTGTTAACAGAACGTATCGGCGATCGCATACAATTAGTAGGTGATGACTTATTCGTTACAAACACGAAGAAATTGTCGCAAGGAATTGAAGAAGGTATCGCTAACTCAATCTTGATCAAAGTTAACCAAATCGGTACATTAACGGAAACGTTTGATGCGATTGAAATGGCAAAACGTGCAGGCTACACAGCAGTAATCAGCCACCGTTCAGGTGAATCTGAAGATGTTACAATTGCAGATATCGCTGTTGCGACAAATGCTGGACAAATTAAAACAGGGGCACCGTCTCGTACTGACCGCGTTGCGAAATATAACCAATTATTACGCATCGAAGATCAATTGTTCGAAACTGGCCAATACCTAGGCTTGAAAACTTTCTACAACTTGAAAAAATAA
- the secG gene encoding preprotein translocase subunit SecG, translated as MHTLLMTLLVIVSLALIVVVLLQSGKSAGLSGAISGGAEQLFGKQKARGLDLVLHRVTIVLAALFFILAIAVTKV; from the coding sequence ATGCATACGTTGTTAATGACATTACTCGTCATCGTATCGCTCGCATTAATCGTAGTCGTTTTATTGCAATCTGGAAAAAGTGCAGGTCTTTCAGGAGCCATCTCCGGTGGAGCAGAGCAACTTTTCGGTAAGCAAAAAGCTCGTGGCTTGGACTTAGTCTTACACCGAGTAACGATTGTACTTGCTGCCTTATTCTTTATTCTGGCTATTGCCGTAACGAAAGTTTAA
- a CDS encoding alpha/beta hydrolase yields MRVSQPKPFFFKKGPRAVILLHGFTGNSADVRMLGRFLETNGYTSIAPHFAGHGVAPEELVGTGPTDWWKDVEQAYDTLIEEGYSEIAVAGLSLGGVFSLKLGYTKPIKGIVSMCAPMNMKSTDLMYQGVLKYARDYKNYEGKSDELIEKEIEAFQEKPMESLADLRDLVADVKEHVDHIYAPLFVVQGRLDTVIDTDSANVIYDNSESTDKHIKWYENSGHVITLDKEKKKLHEDIFTFLESLDWSV; encoded by the coding sequence ATGCGAGTTTCGCAACCAAAACCATTTTTCTTTAAAAAAGGCCCACGGGCAGTAATTCTTTTGCATGGCTTCACAGGAAATTCAGCAGATGTTCGGATGTTGGGGCGTTTTCTTGAAACTAATGGATATACAAGCATAGCGCCGCATTTCGCAGGACATGGCGTGGCACCAGAAGAATTAGTTGGCACTGGTCCAACTGATTGGTGGAAAGACGTAGAGCAAGCTTATGATACCTTAATAGAAGAAGGATACTCTGAAATTGCAGTAGCTGGATTGTCACTTGGCGGCGTATTTAGCTTGAAATTAGGGTATACAAAGCCTATCAAGGGTATTGTTTCGATGTGTGCACCTATGAATATGAAATCCACTGATTTAATGTATCAAGGAGTTTTGAAATATGCGCGCGATTATAAGAACTATGAAGGAAAAAGCGATGAACTTATCGAAAAAGAAATAGAGGCTTTTCAAGAAAAACCGATGGAATCATTGGCTGATTTGCGTGACTTGGTTGCAGACGTAAAAGAGCATGTGGATCACATTTATGCACCTTTATTTGTTGTTCAAGGTAGATTGGATACAGTAATTGATACAGATTCGGCTAATGTCATTTATGACAACTCAGAATCGACCGATAAACACATAAAATGGTATGAAAATTCAGGCCACGTTATTACGCTCGATAAAGAAAAAAAGAAATTGCACGAAGACATTTTCACATTTCTTGAATCATTAGATTGGAGTGTGTGA
- the rnr gene encoding ribonuclease R → MGNPEKSLEQRLLVFMREEAYKPLTVQEIEEQFGFVDADEFTKLVKTLVRLEESGTLIRSRSNRYGVPERMNLMRGKFIGHPKGFGFVAPEEAGLDDVFIPPTEVNSAINGDTVLIRISEGSSGDRREGAIIRIIERGTTKAVGTFQENKGFGFVVTDDKKMNMDIFIAKDDTLGAVDGHKVVVEITGWPEGRMSATGMVTQILGHKNDPGVDILSIIHKYGIETEFPPDVLDQANNVPDQIDPADLNDRRDLRNEQIVTIDGADAKDLDDAVQVVKYDDGTYKLGVHIADVSHYVTEGSAIDREAYDRATSIYLTDRVIPMIPHRLSNGICSLNPQVDRLTLSCEMIFNDQGEVQSHDIFQSVINTSARMTYTDVYEILEQDNQELKEQYSELVPMFELMKELAEVLRTKRMRRGAIDFDFKESKVLVDENGYPVDVVIRERTVAERLIEEFMLAANETVAEQFHTMEVPAIYRIHEDPKPEKLQRFFEFVTNFGIVVKGSGTQIHPRALQEIVESIAGTPEEPVVSTMMLRSMQQAKYSAESLGHFGLSTEFYTHFTSPIRRYPDLIVHRLIRTYLIEKDLSKKTIAYWEANMDDIATHTSERERRAVEAERDTDALKKSQFMADKIGEQFTGIISSVTNFGLFIELPNTIEGLVHVSNMTDDYYRFDDRSMMMIGERSNRQFRIGDEIEIKVIGVKPEESSIDFEIVGMVQTPRRTRKDQPKVIRANKKDGAGKPGRDGKKPEGGGPTRKPKNKKKKFYENVAKQGRNKKK, encoded by the coding sequence TTGGGGAATCCCGAAAAATCATTAGAGCAGCGCTTATTAGTTTTCATGCGTGAAGAAGCTTATAAACCGCTGACAGTACAAGAAATAGAAGAACAATTCGGTTTTGTAGATGCCGATGAGTTTACAAAATTAGTGAAAACATTAGTAAGATTAGAAGAATCTGGAACACTTATCCGTTCAAGGTCAAACCGTTATGGAGTTCCAGAACGGATGAATTTAATGCGCGGGAAATTTATTGGACATCCAAAAGGATTTGGATTTGTGGCACCTGAAGAAGCAGGCTTAGACGATGTGTTTATCCCACCAACTGAAGTAAATAGTGCGATTAATGGAGATACCGTATTAATCCGCATATCTGAAGGTTCTTCAGGGGATCGTCGTGAAGGCGCAATTATCCGGATTATCGAACGCGGAACTACTAAAGCAGTTGGAACGTTCCAAGAAAATAAAGGTTTTGGCTTTGTCGTAACAGATGATAAAAAAATGAATATGGATATCTTTATTGCAAAAGACGACACGTTAGGTGCTGTAGATGGTCACAAAGTTGTGGTAGAAATTACCGGATGGCCAGAAGGCAGAATGTCAGCAACGGGCATGGTGACGCAAATTCTTGGTCACAAAAACGATCCGGGTGTTGATATTCTTTCAATTATTCATAAATATGGCATCGAAACAGAATTTCCACCAGATGTACTAGACCAAGCAAATAATGTGCCAGACCAAATTGATCCAGCAGATTTAAATGACCGTCGCGATTTGCGCAACGAACAAATTGTAACGATTGATGGAGCTGACGCTAAAGATTTAGATGATGCTGTTCAAGTAGTTAAGTATGATGACGGGACGTATAAATTAGGTGTTCACATTGCTGACGTTAGTCATTACGTAACGGAAGGTTCTGCAATAGATCGTGAAGCATATGATCGTGCGACGAGTATTTATTTGACAGATCGCGTTATCCCAATGATACCGCATCGCTTGTCGAATGGTATTTGTTCATTAAATCCACAAGTAGACCGTTTGACATTGTCATGTGAAATGATCTTCAATGATCAAGGCGAAGTGCAATCACATGATATTTTCCAAAGTGTCATTAACACATCAGCTCGTATGACATATACGGATGTTTATGAAATTTTAGAGCAAGACAATCAAGAACTAAAAGAGCAATATAGCGAATTAGTGCCTATGTTTGAATTGATGAAAGAATTAGCAGAAGTTCTTCGCACGAAACGTATGCGCCGCGGAGCTATTGATTTTGACTTTAAAGAGTCAAAAGTATTAGTCGACGAAAACGGTTACCCAGTAGATGTTGTGATTCGCGAACGTACAGTAGCTGAACGTTTAATCGAAGAATTTATGCTAGCTGCCAATGAAACAGTGGCTGAGCAGTTTCATACCATGGAAGTTCCAGCAATTTATCGTATTCACGAAGATCCAAAACCGGAAAAATTACAACGCTTTTTCGAATTTGTAACGAATTTTGGGATTGTGGTAAAAGGATCTGGTACTCAGATTCATCCACGAGCTTTGCAAGAAATTGTTGAATCGATTGCAGGGACACCAGAAGAACCGGTAGTTTCCACAATGATGTTGCGTTCAATGCAGCAAGCGAAATATTCAGCTGAAAGTTTAGGGCATTTTGGGTTATCGACAGAATTTTATACGCATTTCACGTCGCCAATTCGTCGCTATCCCGATTTAATCGTGCATCGTTTAATTCGTACGTACTTAATCGAAAAAGATTTATCGAAGAAAACAATCGCTTATTGGGAAGCCAATATGGATGATATTGCAACGCACACATCAGAACGTGAACGTCGAGCAGTAGAAGCAGAACGTGACACTGATGCGTTGAAGAAATCTCAATTCATGGCTGATAAAATCGGTGAACAGTTTACAGGTATCATTTCTTCTGTGACGAATTTCGGTTTGTTTATTGAACTGCCGAATACAATTGAAGGCTTAGTGCACGTTTCAAACATGACGGATGATTATTACCGTTTTGACGATCGCAGCATGATGATGATTGGTGAACGCTCAAACCGTCAATTCCGCATTGGTGACGAAATTGAAATCAAAGTGATTGGTGTAAAACCAGAAGAATCATCGATTGATTTTGAAATTGTCGGCATGGTACAAACGCCTCGTCGGACAAGAAAAGATCAGCCAAAAGTCATCCGTGCGAACAAAAAAGACGGTGCTGGCAAGCCAGGACGCGA